A genome region from Arthrobacter agilis includes the following:
- a CDS encoding NUDIX hydrolase family protein, translating to MNVRTPDPNPGWLSEEDLYEARRRLPMVYVEAIPVRCDALGYVNEVGLLLQANEQGEMLRTFVSGRVMYRETIRAALLRHLEKDLGPLALPQLAPSPLPFTIAEYFPSPSETGLTDDRQHAVALAYIIPVTGECAPRQDALELSWLTPAEALGPAIQAELSGGRGDLLRQALAHAGWGR from the coding sequence ATGAACGTACGCACCCCTGATCCCAACCCGGGCTGGCTCTCCGAAGAAGACCTGTACGAGGCCCGCCGCCGCCTGCCGATGGTCTACGTGGAGGCGATCCCGGTGCGTTGCGACGCCCTGGGCTACGTCAACGAGGTGGGGCTGCTCCTCCAGGCGAACGAGCAGGGCGAGATGCTGCGCACCTTCGTCTCCGGCCGCGTCATGTACCGGGAGACCATCCGGGCCGCGCTCCTGCGCCACCTCGAGAAGGACCTGGGGCCGCTCGCCCTGCCGCAGCTGGCGCCGTCGCCCCTGCCCTTCACGATCGCCGAGTATTTCCCGTCCCCCTCCGAGACCGGCCTGACCGACGACCGCCAGCACGCCGTCGCCCTCGCGTACATCATCCCCGTGACCGGCGAGTGCGCTCCGCGGCAGGACGCCCTCGAGCTGTCCTGGCTGACGCCCGCCGAGGCACTGGGCCCCGCCATCCAGGCCGAGCTCTCGG